The genomic segment CCGAGTTGCCCAAAGATGGTTGGTGCATAGTAAATCAATGCGTTGCAGCCCATGAACTGCTGCAAGAACATGGTTCCTGATCCAACGAGTAATCGTTTAAAGCTTGGCCACGTAGAAACGAGCGAAGCATACTGAGAGAGGTACAGACTCGCACCGCTTTTCCCGGGGAACTGGTCTCGGGCGACAGATTCGTCGAAGAGAACTTCCGCTTTAATGGCCAAATACTCCTCTCTCAGGCTGTCCGAATCCGGGTGTACTCGTCGTAGCTTGCCCAATGCACGGAGTGCCTTCTCCTCACTTTTGCGCATGAGGTAGAATCGAGGCGATTCTGGGAAGAATAACATGCCAATACCCAAGATCAAAGCAGGGGCAATTTGTAAGGCAAACGGGACTCTCCATGCTGCATCGCTTTGCCCGGTACAGCCATTTGGACCGACGTCGTGTCTCGGATCGAATTCACGGTTTGACTCCGTGCCACCAGTGTAAGGGATGTCTGGGGCACATCGTGTGCCACCAATGTACTGCGTGCCGTATTCCAGCCAGTAGCTCACAAGAATACCGAGTGTAATGCTCACTGTGTACAACTTATTAGCATTGCGGAATCAATCCCTGGAGGGAAAGTTAACTTACACTGCTGCAACACGACCAAGGTACCTCGAATCCCAGGAGTCGATACTTCGGACATGTACATGGGCACAATCATGGTCAACATACCCACTGAGAAACCGGCAATTGCGCGGCCTATGCACGTCCGTAGTCAATACATTGTTCACACGGTCGCACTGCTGAAATGATGTCTCACCTGCAAATAGGACCCCGATTGATCGTGCACCTGCCTGAAGTCCTGATCCCAagacaaacacaacaacGGCAGCAAGCATTGATCCCTTGCGACCAAAACGGTCTGCAATGGGACCATTAACCAAGGATCCCAACCAAGCAGCAAGCAGAAGCGTCGACACGAACCAGCCCTTGAAACCACTATCAAGGTAGATACGCGGGAAC from the Pochonia chlamydosporia 170 chromosome 6, whole genome shotgun sequence genome contains:
- a CDS encoding MFS sugar transporter (similar to Neosartorya fischeri NRRL 181 XP_001263778.1): MSQLVDTSTSKGVWRQLRDNPYIFGLSAFASLGGFLFGYDQGVVSGVLKMESFGAEFPRIYLDSGFKGWFVSTLLLAAWLGSLVNGPIADRFGRKGSMLAAVVVFVLGSGLQAGARSIGVLFAGRAIAGFSVGMLTMIVPMYMSEVSTPGIRGTLVVLQQLSITLGILVSYWLEYGTQYIGGTRCAPDIPYTGGTESNREFDPRHDVGPNGCTGQSDAAWRVPFALQIAPALILGIGMLFFPESPRFYLMRKSEEKALRALGKLRRVHPDSDSLREEYLAIKAEVLFDESVARDQFPGKSGASLYLSQYASLVSTWPSFKRLLVGSGTMFLQQFMGCNALIYYAPTIFGQLGLSGNTTSLLATGVYGIVNTLSTLPAVFLIDKVGRRPLLMCGAFGTFVSLVIVGAIIGAYGSELQSHKAAAWTGIAFIYIYDINFSYSFAPIGWVLPSEIFNLGNRSKAMAITTSATWMCNFIIGLVTPDMLDNIKWGTYIFFACFCLIALAFTYFVIPETKGKSLEDMDIAFGDTAAHEEKMRLFNIAATLGLTAPVPDEKIEAARGDMEEYA